Part of the Cloacibacterium caeni genome is shown below.
TATTTAGGATTATCAGCTGGGAAAAATCCTGCAAAACTTGCTTGATATTTTGTTGGTCCCGGTTTCCAATATTCAAATCTCGCGGTTCCAGTTTTTCCTGCCAATTTGATGTTTGGCGTGAAAATACTTTTTGCGGTTCCTTTTTCTACCGCTTTGGTAAGCATCGCAGTCATTAGATTGATCGCCTCAGTTGAAGCCATTTTATCTACCAAAACCTGAGGTTCTGCTTGGTAAGTAGTTTTACCATCTTTCATGATTTTTTCTATGAAAAGCGGCTTCACCATTTTTCCTTTGTTGGCAATTCCGTTATAGAATGTAGTGAGCTGTAATAAATTGAGGCTCACACTATAACCATATCCTAGAGAAGCCAATGTAGCTTTGTTCCATCTTTTATTTTCTGGCGTTACAATTGAAGGTTTGGTAACACCCGGAAGTTCGATTTCTAATTTTTCAAAAAGTTTCCATCTTTTCAAATGTTTTAAGAAAACATCTGGTTTATCTGCATAATGTTGTGTGATGATTTTTGCTGCACCAATGTTACTTGATTGTGCTAAAATATCACTGATGTCATACGTTCCACCTGCGTGAGAATCGTTAATTACTTGACCTCCGTAAACCCATTTAATTCCGCCAATGTTGATTTTGGTATTTTCATCTATAAATCCATCGTCCATTGCCGCTAAAAGCGAAACCGTCTTAAATGTAGAACCTGGTTCTGTAGCATCTTTCAATGCGTAATTGTAAGCATCTATATAATTTCCTTCTTCATTTCTTCTAAGGTTTACCATGGCTCTTACTTTTCCAGTAGCGGTTTCCATCACGAGAACAGAACCATGATCTGCTTCGAAATGTAGCAGTTGTTTTTCTAAAGCAGAATGGGCAATATCTTGAATTCTTAAATCAATAGTAGTATATACGTCTTGACCGTCAATTGGATCTTGAACTTTCCAGTAATCAATTGGTTTCCACTGAGATGAATTGATTCTTTGCTCTAATCTTTTGCCATCTGTTCCGGTAAGATATTTAGAAAAAGCGCCTTCTAATCCAGATTTTCCAATCTCGTTATCCATTCCTATGGTTCCTGCGCCAATTTGAGCTGTTGCTAGTTCTCTTCGGAATTTTCTATCGATAATGAGACATCTATTTTTCTTAAATTTCCCTGTTTTTTTATCTTTTTTACTGAAAATCGGGAATTTTTTAATTCTGTCATATTGGTCGAAATCTAAACCTCTAACCAATGAAAAATATTGATTTTTTTTCTTTTTTTGTTCGTCAAAGATTTTTCTGTAATGAACTCTTGATTTACCAAACATTTGACTCAAAGAATCAGTCAATGCGCCAATATTATTGTCGTAAACAGAATC
Proteins encoded:
- a CDS encoding penicillin-binding transpeptidase domain-containing protein is translated as MAINSNEYDIKRGKALKWGYLFAGVAFIVFIMFLARILFLQNTNVEEFEDNYISKNYREATLKAARGNLFASDGSILATTVMRYDAYIDFKTIKDSVYDNNIGALTDSLSQMFGKSRVHYRKIFDEQKKKKNQYFSLVRGLDFDQYDRIKKFPIFSKKDKKTGKFKKNRCLIIDRKFRRELATAQIGAGTIGMDNEIGKSGLEGAFSKYLTGTDGKRLEQRINSSQWKPIDYWKVQDPIDGQDVYTTIDLRIQDIAHSALEKQLLHFEADHGSVLVMETATGKVRAMVNLRRNEEGNYIDAYNYALKDATEPGSTFKTVSLLAAMDDGFIDENTKINIGGIKWVYGGQVINDSHAGGTYDISDILAQSSNIGAAKIITQHYADKPDVFLKHLKRWKLFEKLEIELPGVTKPSIVTPENKRWNKATLASLGYGYSVSLNLLQLTTFYNGIANKGKMVKPLFIEKIMKDGKTTYQAEPQVLVDKMASTEAINLMTAMLTKAVEKGTAKSIFTPNIKLAGKTGTARFEYWKPGPTKYQASFAGFFPADNPKYTCIVMVNQPKTSKGYYGSVVSAPVFKEIAGKVFLKTPLNIEKELLVDKKVNLNKMLEPNVKVNVKNGVLPNLKGLIGKNIIPQLENQGYRVDYKGVGKIKNQFPMAGTVINKNQRIYLELQN